From one Gossypium hirsutum isolate 1008001.06 chromosome D08, Gossypium_hirsutum_v2.1, whole genome shotgun sequence genomic stretch:
- the LOC107939493 gene encoding casein kinase 1-like protein HD16 yields the protein MQVLRGGIRQSKRINDNPESSASLVPTARNAAANRGRGRGRGRGRGRGGMNPEENQKLVGPSACGRGCNGINLPVRQVVEKSAEKPVAVKEEGSTSSLPERVQLGNSPVYKLDRKLGKGGFGQVFVGRRISGGTGCSGPDAFEVALKFEHQNGKGCSSGPPYEWQVYSTLNGCYGLPLVHYKGQLGGYYILVMDMLGPSLWDVWNSNNQMLTEEMVACIAMEAISILEQLHLKGFVHGDVKPENFLLGQPGTSKEKTLYLVDLGLASRWKEAASARHVDYDQKPDVFRGTVRYASVHAHLGRTGSRRDDLESLAYTLIFLLRGKLPWQGYIGENKGFLVCKKKMGTSPAALCSLCPPPFQQFLEIVTNMKFDEEPNYSKLISLFHNSIDFNSSIHPIQIDGAIKVGQKRERSLTELEDGEQLKKKVRLGSPASQWISIYNSRTSMKQRYHFNVMDSRLNQHVEKGKEDGLYISCVASSSNLWAIVMDAGTGFTSQVYELSPIFLHKEWIMEQWEKNYYITSVAGACNGSALVIMSKGTPYTQQSYKVTDVFPFKWINKKWKEGFSVTSMTAAGNKWGIVMSRNAGYRLQVVELDFLYPSEGIHRRWEKGFRITSAVATEDQAAFILSAPKRKSQDVMQETLRTSAFPSTQVKDKWLKNLYISSICYGRTVS from the exons ATGCAAGTTTTGAGAGGCGGAATTCGACAATCGAAGAGGATCAACGACAATCCAGAGAGCTCTGCTTCCTTAGTTCCGACTGCTCGGAATGCTGCTG CTAATAGAGGTAGAGGTAGAGGGAGAGGTAGGGGTAGAGGGCGCGGAGGAATGAATCCTGAAGAAAATCAAAAGCTTGTTGGTCCCAGTGCTTGTGGCCGGGGTTGCAATGGAATAAACTTGCCAGTGAGACAGGTCGTTGAAAAAAGTGCAGAAAAACCGGTTGCTGTCAAGGAAGAAGGAAGCACTAGTTCACTACCTGAAAGG GTACAACTTGGTAACTCTCCTGTGTACAAGTTAGACAGAAAACTCGGTAAAGGGGGTTTCGGGCAAGTTTTTGTTGGAAGAAGGATATCTGGTGGGACGGGGTGCAGTGGACCAGATGCTTTCGAG GTTGCTTTGAAGTTTGAGCATCAAAATGGTAAAGGATGTAGTTCGGGTCCTCCTTATGAGTGGCAAGTATATAG CACTCTTAATGGTTGTTATGGACTTCCCTTGGTTCATTACAAAGGTCAACTCGGAGGCTACTACATTCTT GTCATGGATATGCTAGGTCCGAGTTTATGGGATGTTTGGAACTCAAACAACCAGAT GCTGACAGAAGAGATGGTTGCTTGTATAGCCATGGAGGCAATATCGATTCTCGAGCAGCTTCATTTGAAAGG TTTTGTACATGGAGATGTTAAGCCCGAGAACTTTTTGCTTGGCCAGCCTGGGACCTCAAAGGAGAAGACCTTGTATCTGGTTGATCTTGGTCTGG CTTCGAGATGGAAAGAGGCAGCTTCTGCACGTCATGTTGATTATGACCAAAAACCTGATGTGTTTAG gggaaCTGTACGTTATGCAAGTGTACATGCACATTTGGGTAGGACTGGGAGTCGAAGGGATGACCTCGAGTCATTGGCTTATACACTCATATTTCTACTAAGAGGAAAGCTTCCCTGGCAAGGTTACATA GGTGAGAACAAAGGATTTCTTGTTTGTAAGAAGAAGATGGGAACTTCTCCAGCGGCGCTTTGTTCCTTGTGTCCTCCACCATTTCAACAGTTTCTCGAAATTGTAACCAATATGAAATTCGATGAAGAACCCAATTACTCAAAgcttatttccctttttcatAACAGCATAGATTTCAATTCGTCAATACATCCTATCCAAATCGATGGAGCTATTAAG GTGGGTCAAAAACGGGAAAGGTCACTCACCGAGTTGGAAGATGGTGAGCAGCTTAAAAAGAAAGTTCGGCTCGGGTCTCCTGCTTCTCAATGGATCTCAATCTATAATTCCCGAACCTCGATGAAACAGAG GTATCACTTTAACGTTATGGATTCGAGACTCAACCAGCACGTGGAGAAAGGAAAAGAAGATGGGTTGTATATTAGCTGCGTAGCGTCGTCATCGAATCTATGGGCCATTGTTATGGATGCAGGGACGGGGTTTACATCTCAGGTTTATGAGTTATCACCAATCTTTTTGCATAAG GAGTGGATAATGGAACAATGGGAGAAGAATTACTACATCACTTCCGTTGCCGGAGCATGCAACGGCAGTGCACTGGTCATTATGTCGAAAG GTACCCCCTATACGCAACAATCCTACAAAGTTACTGACGTATTTCCCTTCAAATGGATtaataagaaatggaaagaaGGCTTCTCCGTGACCTCGATGACTGCTGCAGGCAACAAATGGGGCATTGTTATGTCTCGAAACGCAGGCTATCGTCTTCAG GTTGTTGAACTTGATTTCCTTTACCCGAGCGAGGGGATTCATCGAAGATGGGAAAAAGGGTTTCGGATTACATCGGCAGTGGCTACGGAGGATCAAGCTGCATTCATACTTAGTGCACCCAAGAGAAAATCACAAGATGTGATGCAAGAAACTTTGCGTACATCTGCTTTTCCTAGTACCCAAGTaaag GATAAATGGCTGAAAAATCTGTATATTTCATCCATTTGCTATGGAAGGACAGTGTCTTGA